The Stigmatella aurantiaca DW4/3-1 genome contains the following window.
GACGCTCAAGGCCATGCAGACGCAGATCATCACCCAGGAGAAGCTCGCCTCCCTGGGCTCGCTCACCGCGGGCATTGCCCACGAGCTGAAGAACCCGCTGAACTTCGTGACCAACTTCGCCTTGCTCTCCACGGACCGGGTGCGGGAGTTGCGCCAGGAGATCAACCCCCTGATCAAATCCACCGCCGCGAAGCAGCGGGAAGAGCTCGACTCGTTGCTGGATGAGCTGGAGGTGAACACCCAGAAGATCCGCGAGCACGGCCAGCGCGCCAGCGGCATCATCGATGGGATGCTGCAACATGCGCGCAGCAACCGGGGCGAGCGGCGCCGCACCAACGTGAACCAGCTGGTGGAAGAGGCCGTCCGGCTCGTCCACCACGGCTTGAACGCCAAGAGCTCGCGGCGCAACGTGGTGATCGAAACGTCCTACGACACCACGGTGCCCGAGGTGGACCTGGTGTCCGACGACATCCGCCGGGTGGTGCTCAACCTGGTGGACAACGCCTGCTACGCGGCGAGCGACAAGCTCCGGCCCTCCGAGGCCATCGAGGAGCCCCGGGTGAAGGTGTCCACCCGGTGGACGGGCAGCAACGTGGAGATCCGGGTCCGGGACAACGGCCAGGGCATCCCCGTGGCGGCGCGGGACAAGCTCTTCACGCCCTTCTTCACCACCAAGCCCACCGGGGAAGGCACGGGGCTGGGGCTGTCCATCAGCCACGACATCGTCGTGGTCTCCCTGGGCGGCAAGCTGGTGGTGGAATCGGAGGAAGGCCAGTACGCGGAGTTCATCGTCGTGCTCCCGAGTGGCCCCCGCGCCAACGCCCCCCGCGCCTGAACCGGCCGCCCAGGGCTCAGAAGTCGCTCTCGCCGGAGATGTGCTCCGGGTGGCCGGAGATGGCCTGGGCCGCCTGGAGCCCGGACATCACCGCCGCCTCCACGCACCCGCAGTTGAGCCCCGTGAGCGTCCAGTCTCCGGCCAGGTACAGCCCGTTGTAATCCGACTCGTGCGAGCCGAGCCGGGCCGCGGTCGAGCCGGGCAACGACAGCACATAGCGCTCGGATGGATCGATGTTGGCCCTCCAGAACTGGCTGTCGAAGCGCGCGGCGCCCTCGCGCGAGCTGTTCAGGTCCACGAGCAGCTCCCAGTCCAAAGCCGTGGGGTTGTAGCCCGTCGCCCGGGGCCACAGCGTCCCCGTCCGCTCCCGGAACCAGCGCAGGGAGATCTCCTTCAGCCGCTCGTGCTCCCGCCGGGGAAAATCCGTGTCGGAGAAAGGCGGAATCTCGGGCGCGTCGATCAGCGGCGCGGTGAAGTAGGCCAGGTCCTTGACGGTGCCCGGCGGCCACTGCTCGCGCGGCAGAAGCTGGGTCATGTCCGCGTAGGTGTTCAGCGGCTCGGAGTAGGCGGTGGCCACGGTGGGCTCTTCCCGCCACCCCAGTCCCTCCAGGCTGCGCGACAGCCAGAGCTGCACGCCCAGCGTCTGGTTCGTCTGGAGCGTCTCCACCATCCGTTGCCAGCGCGGGCTGTGCGCCAGCAGTTCCTGACACAGGTAGGGAAAGGCGCCCAGGGAGATGCCCATCACCAGCAGATCGTAATCCCGGCCGCGCTCCAGGGTGACGGGCCGCTCCCCCTTCCAGGCATGCGCCCAGGAGGATTCCAGGTGGATGCCAGAAGCTTCGAGATCCTCGCCATCGACGATCTGCTCATAGCGCGGCCGGTCGGGCCAGCAGGGCAGACCGAGCACGTCCACGAGGGGCTGGTACCCTGCCGCCGGATCCTTCAGCGCCACCTGCTGGATCATCTCCACCCGGTCCACGTGGCGGGTCAGTGAATTGGCGCGCAGCTGGGTCACCTTGTGGAAGAAGCGGAACTCCACCCCGCGCCGCTTCAGCACCTCGTAGAGGGGCGCGAACACCACATCCCCCATGCCCGCGCGCATCTTGTAGAAGATGGCGCCCTTGTACGTGAGGCCCATGCGCAACAGGAAGCGCGTGGCCACGCCCGCCGCCAGGAACTGCTGGGCGGGGTCTCCCTTCACGTAGGCGAACAGCAGGGTGTACATCCCCTGAACGATGGGGGCACGGTACAGCGTGAAGTCGCTGGCGCCGTGGCGCAGGAGCCAGGCCCGGAAGTCCTCGCCATCGAGGCCGTTGAAGCCCGTCTCCAGCACGCCATCCCGCAGGATGCCCCGGGCAATGACGAGCCCCAGCTCCAGCAGCGCCCAGAGCTTGCGCACCTCGCTGTTTTCCCAGTTCCGAACGATGCGCGACGACAGCCGGCTCCACGCCTCCTCGACGAGCCACAGAAGCGCTTGGAGGTGATTCGCGTCCGGCGCGCCCCGCCCTCGCGGGAGCCGGGCGGCGAGCTGCTGGGCCAGCTGGAGCGTGCGGCCAATGCCGGGCACTCCCCCCTTGGGGATGAGCGAGAGCCCCAGGGTGCGCATCACCCCCTCGACCTTGCTGGGCAGCGACTCGGGGGCGGGCGTCGCCGCCGCGAGACCGGCGCCCGGCCCCCCGCGCAGCTGATCCACCAGCAGCTCGAGCCCCTTCTCCAGGGTATCGGCGAGCGCATGCGGCTCCATGCCTTCCCCCACCCCTGGCTCCTTCGAGTTGGTGGGGAAGTGGAAGTTCCAGTCCACCCAATCGGTGGGCGTGCGCTCGAACAGCGTGATGAGGGAATGCTTCTTGAACGCCTCGTCCAGGGTGGCCAGCGGCGCCCCCCGGGGACGGCCCAGCTCCCCATAGACTTGCCGCATCATCCGGAAGGCGTTCTCGTAGTGGCCCATCCAGACGTGGAGCCCGTGCTCCTCGATGCGCTGGGCGAAGTCCTTGTTGCGCCCGCTGGCCCCTTTGCCGCCCAGCCGCCAGCCCAGGCTGTAAAGGATGACCTCGTACTGGTCCTTCCAACCCGGGTAGTTGGTCAACCCGAACGCCGCCGTCATGGCCCCCACGCCGCCGCCCAGAATGACGATCCTGCGCTTGCGGCCGGGGCGCCCCGCCTGTCCCGAACTCATCACCCTGTCGTTCATCGGTACCAGAACGCCTCTCCGGAGATGGGCAGCGGCTGCCCGGTCACGGCGCGGAACGCGAGCATGCCGGAGATGACGGCCCCCTCCGCCGCGCCAATGTAGAAGCCGTTGTCCACCCAGTCTCCGCAGATGGCCAGGTTGACGAAGCCCGTGCGATCCGGACGGATCCGGGCCTTGGACGTTCCAGGCAACGCCAGCGTGTAGCGCTCGCTCGGATCCACATTGGCGCGCCAGTACTGCGTCTCGAAGCGCGCCTCCCCCTGCTTTCCATTCGAGGGCACCAGCAGCGTCCAGTCGAACACGCCGGGCGCCTTGGGCTGGGTGGCGCGCGGCCAGAGCACGCTGATGTCATGGCTGAGAAAGTGAACCGCATCCCTCCGGGCCCGCTCCGTCTCCTGGGCCGGAAAGCCGTGCGCCTCCGGCGGAGGGGGCCGCGAGGGGCCGGGTTGGGGACCGCAGAAATAGGCCACGGTGCGAGGCGCGTTGGGGAGCGCCCATCCCTCCCGGGGCAGCAGGTTCGTCATGTCCGCCCACGTATCGATGGGCTCGATGTACCCGGTGAGCATGGGGCTGCCCACGGTCCAGCCCAGGGAACTCAAGTCCTTCGAGGTCCAGAGCTGGAAGGACTGCGTCTGGATGGTGGCCACATCCGCCACCATCCGCCGCCACTGGGCGCTCTTTTCGAGGAGGCTCGGACACAGGAAGGGCACCGAGGCCACCGGAATGCCAAAGACCACATGGTCAAAGTCCCGCCCCACTTCGAGGACCCGCTCCTCCACGCTCTTCCACGGCGTGTAGAAGGACTCCAGGTTCACGCCCTCCTGGAGGAGCTGCTCACTCTGGACGATCTGGTCCCACAAGGGCTGGCTGGGCCAGCACGGCAGGTTCTTCACGACGATGAGGGGCTCATACTCCTGCGATGGAGCCTTCAGATCCACCTGGCGCCCGATGCGGATTTGCCGGATCTGCGGGCGGCCCGTCACATCGTCGGCGATCAACTCCTCCACCCGGTGGAAGAACTCGAAGCGGACGCCGTTCTTCCGGCAGGCTTCGTAGAGCGGCACGAAGACGACGTCCCCCATGGAGGCGGCGAACTCGTAGGCAATGTGCCCCTGGTAGGTCAGCCCGATGCGCAGCAGCGCCCGGAGCGCGCTGCCCGCGCCGATGGATTGCCGGTCGGGATCGCCGTCCACCATGGACATGGCCGCGTCGTAGATGGCGCGGGACAGCGCCGAGCGCAGCGTCAGCTCACTGGCCCCGTGCTTCGCCAGCCACTCGCGGTAGTCGAGCTCCTCGATGGCATTGAACCCCTTGGCGAACACCTGGTCCGAGAGGATGCCGACGAGGTTGGCCACCAGGAAGTCCAGCCCCACACAGAGCTGGAACAGCAGGAAGTTCGACTCGAGCAACGGGGTGAACCGGGACCACAACCAGCGCAGGAAGCTCCGGAGCGTGCGGAGGAACAGGTCATCCGGCACCGCCCGCGCCTCCACATCCACCTCCACCCGAAGCACCAGAAGATGCGCCTGGGCCTGCTCCAGCAACGCCTGGCCCTCTCGCACGATCTCCCGCACGAACTTGAGCAGGTCGGCCCCCCGCTCCAGGCTCTCCGACAGCACGGTCTTGAGAACACCGAGCGCCTCGTGGCCGGGCCCTTGCGCCGCCGTGCGCACCAACAGTCCCTGGGTCCTGTCGAAGAGCTCGCGGAGCGTCTGAAACAGGGCCTCGAGGATCTCCTGGACGGAGTCGATGCTGTCGGACTCGCCCGGGGAGCGGGCGTTGGACGGAAAGGGAATGACCCAGCGATGCCAGGTGCCCTGAACAAGCTCCTGCAAGGCCATCAGATCCCGGGGCAGAAAGGCCTGCTCGAAGGTGGCCAGCGGCATCGTCGCGGGCCGGTTCATCTCCCGGTAACACTCCCGCATCAGCCGGAAGGCGTTCTCGTAGAAGCCCCAGAAGACGTGAAGCCCATGCTCCTCGATGCGCCCGTTCGGCCCCCGGCCACTGGCCCCCTTGCCCCCCAGCCGCCAGCCCACCTGGTAGACGGTGACTTCGTACTGCTCGCGCAGCTCGGGCGTGCGGGACAGGTAATAGGCCGTGGTGAGGGCCCCCGCCCCGCCTCCGAGCACCACCACCTTCTTGCGCGGGGCCGCCGTCATGAACCACTCCAGAGGAGGTGACCTTCGTTGAGCCGGAAATCGAACTGGAGCTGAATGCCCCCCGCGATGGACAACTGCCCCCGGGGGTTGAGCTCCAACCCGAGATCCTCCGCGAGCGGCTGGCTGGCCAGCGAGTCGATTGTCAGCCGAAAGCGCCTCGGCAGCAGCCGCAGCCCCCGGAGTTTGAGCTGGTCGGCCTCCGCGCCCACGATGGCCTGGTAACAGGCCCCATCGGACGTGCCGACCCCCCGGAACTGCTTGAGAAAGACCATGGGAAGGGAGGGCCGGAACAAGAAGTCCAGGACCCGCGAGCCCGCCTCGAAGTTGAAGTCGAGCAGCGTGCCCAGCTCGTCCCGGAGCAGCCCCACCTGCTGAAGCAAGTTGTCTGCCTGGAAGGCCCCCGCCACATCCTGCGTGAAAGGCTGGCCATCCGCCCGCTCGAGCAGCAGCAACCGCGCCACCTCGGCGCGCGTGTCCGGACTGAAGGTGCGGTACGCCAGGGTCCGCACCTCGAACGCCCCCGCCTCCTGCCCCGTGCCGGGCATGCGGATGTCGGCGGCCTGCTTCGGAAAGCCGTAGATCTCCCGCCCCCCCGCCACCGCCCACGGGTTGTCCGTGTAGATGTAGGGAACGAACAACTCCACGCGCTTGCACAGCTCGTCCGCGCCGTGCCGCCGGTAGTCGCTGGCGGCGATCCAGAACGTCACCTCCCGCTCCGAGGTGTAGCCCCAGTCCTGGAACCCTTCCACCGCCGAGGTCAGCCGCCCCACGTGCTGGAAGGTCAGCATGACGAAGGGCAGCCGCGGGCGGTAGTGCACCGCGCCGCCCGAGGGCTCATTGAGAAACGTGTCACAGAGCGCCTGAAGCCGGTCCTGCTTGCCCTTGAGGAAGAAGATGTACTGGGTGACGTCCTGGCACAGGCTCGGCGGCGGGAAGACCTGGAGCGATGGGCTGTCGATGTATTTCCTGCCCGGCGGGCGCATCACCCCTCCCGGCCGTGCCAATTGAGGGGCTTGGGCATCACGAAGCGGACCCGGGGCAGGTACTGCACCACCTGGGGCGTGTAGCGCATCTGCACGAGCGCGCGGCCCAGCGTGCTCTCGCTGGAGAGCGAGAACTCATCGCCCTCGCCGAAAAGCCGCAGGCGGGACTCCATCTCGAAGTGCATGACGTTGCGTGTCTGGAAGACTTCCTTGGGGGTCACGAAGCCGACGGAGAGACGCTGGTTCTGCGCGGGCTCCTCGGGGTAGCGCACACGGCCTTGAACCAGCCGCTTGCCCTCACAAGCGACGTCGAACTGGCACCAGGGCGTGGAGAAAGCGATGTTCACGGGCTGGGGCGACGGGTGCTTGGCGTGGCCGTGGACCTCGCGGCCAAAGTCGATGGGAACCTGCTGATCGAGGATCAACTTGTAACAGAAGGTGGTGACGTCAGGATGCGCCAACGGCTGGAGCAGCTCCAGCGGCGCGTGGACCGGCACCTCGAGCGGCTTCAGCGACACCATGAAGGTGACGATGAGCTCCTTGTAAGGACCGCAGGTGGTGTCGTGGTAGTTGGCCACCCAGATCGATACGGCACACTGGCCATGGCCGATGGACACGGGCTGGTAGCGCTGTCCCGCGAGCAAGCTCCGGACAGGTTCGATGTCCGCCGGCCCATGGAGCACCACCATGTCCGCGGAGCGACAGACATAGGGAACCGGGCAGACAGCGCCCGAGGAGAGCTCGTACTCCTCGGTGGAGGGATAGGCGTCGAACAGCGAGGACTCGGTCAACGGCATTTGCATGCGAGGGGACCTCTATCGGCCGCGCGGCATGCGCGGGCATTTGCTGGGTGTCACTGCCCCCCACTGGAATGACCTTCGCGGGCGCTATTCCGGACCTTTGGCCGAAAGAGCCTCCACGGAAGGGCTTCCCTGCGTATTCGGCTTCGTCGCGGACTCATCGGGCAGCGTCACCGCATTGTACGGCCCAATGACCTCGTAGACGTTCACCGGCTCATGGCTCCCCGGAAGGAGACGCGCTGTGAGCAGTTGGCACTTGAAGCTCTCGGCCAACCGCTGGCTTAGCCGCTCGACGACCAGGATCTGATCCCGCCCGGCCTGGGAGGCCAGGAGGGCCGCGGTGGTCACCACGTCTCCCAGCACCGCGTACTCCAACCGGCCGAGATCATGGCTGCCCAGCCCACCGGAGACCACCTTGCCCGAATCCAGCCCGATGCTGACGCCATGCGCATAGGGGGATTGCTCTCCGGACCGGAAGGCCCGCGTCTGGAGCTCCTGGCGGATGGACATGCACGCGCTCAGGGCCCGGTACAGGTGCTCGTGACCGCGGAACACAGCCACCACCGTGTCACCGATGAACTTGTCCACCACCCCCTGACGCGACGTCAGCTCCGGGACGATGATGTGGATGATGTCGTTCAGCTTCCGGACAATCCCCGCGGGCGCCTCGTTGCGGGTGGCGGCGGTGAACTCCTTGAAGTTGATGAACACCACCGTGGAGTCCACCCGCTCCCCGGACAGGGCCTCGCGCCCCTGCGTCAATGTGCGCAGCAGCGACAGGACCGTGCTCTGGACGAAGAGCGCCAGCAGCTCGTTCTCCTTGATGGAGCGCGCCATCTGGCGCAGCTCCCTCACGTGCCGCAGCGTCTTGTTGAGCGTCGTCTCGAGATCCTGGAAGTCGAGCGGCTTGACCAGGAAGTCGTACGCCCCGCGATTCATCGCCATGCGCAGGTTGGTCATGTCGCTGTACGCCGAGACGATGATGACCTTCGCGAGCGGATAGGCCTCGCTGACGCGGCTGAGCAGGGCCAGACCGTCCATGCGCGGCATGTTGATGTCGGTGACGACCACCTCGATGTCGGGGTACTGGCGCAGCTTCTCCAGCGCGTTCTCGCCATCGGAGGCGAAGAAGAACTGGTAGACGTTGTCGCGGATCTGCCGGCGGAAGGCCTGCTTCAGCAGCATCTCCACGTCCGGCTCGTCGTCCACCACGAGGATCCGCGCCGCCTGGGGCCGCTCCGCCGTCTTCACGATCGTCGCGAAGGCGGCGACCATCTCGTGGGCGGACCCGAAGCGCTGGGTGGGATCCGGGTGCAGGGCGCGCATGAAGAAGCCGTCCAGCTCCGGGCTCAACCCCAGCTTCAGGGTGGAGGGCGCCACGTCCGGAGGGTGGAAGGTGCCAGACAGCAGGGGCCCGACCAGCTCGATGGGAAAGGGAAACTGGCCGGTGAGGGCCCGGTAGAGCACCACCGCGATGGACCAGAGATCGCTGCGGTGATCGAGGGCGCGATCGCCGCGGATCTGCTCCGGGCTCATGTATCGCAGCGTGCCGATCATCCCATCCGAAGGTGTATCGAAGGAGACTTCCTCGGGGCGCTGAACCAACCGGGCCAGGCCAAAGTCGAGGATCTTCACCACCTCTTCGCCATCGACGCGGGCCAGGAAGATGTTGGCGGGCTTGAGATCGCGGTGGACGATGCCGGCCGTGTGCGCGGCGGTCAAGGCCTTGCCCACCTGGAGCAGCACGCTCGCCACGGCGGCGGCGGGGACCTGCGGCTGCCGCCGCAGCCGGGCCTCGAGATCCTCCCCGTCGAGCAGCTCCATGACGATGTACGGGTCCTCGCCCTTGTCCAAGCCGAAGTCGTAGATCTGCACCACGTTCGGATGACGGAACTGGGCAATGGCCCGCGCCTCTTGCTCGAACTGGCGCCGCGCCGAGTCCGAGGAGATGCGCAGCGAGGTGGTCAGCTTGAGCGCGACCTTGCGATCCAATTG
Protein-coding sequences here:
- a CDS encoding NAD(P)/FAD-dependent oxidoreductase is translated as MTAAPRKKVVVLGGGAGALTTAYYLSRTPELREQYEVTVYQVGWRLGGKGASGRGPNGRIEEHGLHVFWGFYENAFRLMRECYREMNRPATMPLATFEQAFLPRDLMALQELVQGTWHRWVIPFPSNARSPGESDSIDSVQEILEALFQTLRELFDRTQGLLVRTAAQGPGHEALGVLKTVLSESLERGADLLKFVREIVREGQALLEQAQAHLLVLRVEVDVEARAVPDDLFLRTLRSFLRWLWSRFTPLLESNFLLFQLCVGLDFLVANLVGILSDQVFAKGFNAIEELDYREWLAKHGASELTLRSALSRAIYDAAMSMVDGDPDRQSIGAGSALRALLRIGLTYQGHIAYEFAASMGDVVFVPLYEACRKNGVRFEFFHRVEELIADDVTGRPQIRQIRIGRQVDLKAPSQEYEPLIVVKNLPCWPSQPLWDQIVQSEQLLQEGVNLESFYTPWKSVEERVLEVGRDFDHVVFGIPVASVPFLCPSLLEKSAQWRRMVADVATIQTQSFQLWTSKDLSSLGWTVGSPMLTGYIEPIDTWADMTNLLPREGWALPNAPRTVAYFCGPQPGPSRPPPPEAHGFPAQETERARRDAVHFLSHDISVLWPRATQPKAPGVFDWTLLVPSNGKQGEARFETQYWRANVDPSERYTLALPGTSKARIRPDRTGFVNLAICGDWVDNGFYIGAAEGAVISGMLAFRAVTGQPLPISGEAFWYR
- a CDS encoding FAD-dependent oxidoreductase, giving the protein MSSGQAGRPGRKRRIVILGGGVGAMTAAFGLTNYPGWKDQYEVILYSLGWRLGGKGASGRNKDFAQRIEEHGLHVWMGHYENAFRMMRQVYGELGRPRGAPLATLDEAFKKHSLITLFERTPTDWVDWNFHFPTNSKEPGVGEGMEPHALADTLEKGLELLVDQLRGGPGAGLAAATPAPESLPSKVEGVMRTLGLSLIPKGGVPGIGRTLQLAQQLAARLPRGRGAPDANHLQALLWLVEEAWSRLSSRIVRNWENSEVRKLWALLELGLVIARGILRDGVLETGFNGLDGEDFRAWLLRHGASDFTLYRAPIVQGMYTLLFAYVKGDPAQQFLAAGVATRFLLRMGLTYKGAIFYKMRAGMGDVVFAPLYEVLKRRGVEFRFFHKVTQLRANSLTRHVDRVEMIQQVALKDPAAGYQPLVDVLGLPCWPDRPRYEQIVDGEDLEASGIHLESSWAHAWKGERPVTLERGRDYDLLVMGISLGAFPYLCQELLAHSPRWQRMVETLQTNQTLGVQLWLSRSLEGLGWREEPTVATAYSEPLNTYADMTQLLPREQWPPGTVKDLAYFTAPLIDAPEIPPFSDTDFPRREHERLKEISLRWFRERTGTLWPRATGYNPTALDWELLVDLNSSREGAARFDSQFWRANIDPSERYVLSLPGSTAARLGSHESDYNGLYLAGDWTLTGLNCGCVEAAVMSGLQAAQAISGHPEHISGESDF
- a CDS encoding acetoacetate decarboxylase family protein, with product MQMPLTESSLFDAYPSTEEYELSSGAVCPVPYVCRSADMVVLHGPADIEPVRSLLAGQRYQPVSIGHGQCAVSIWVANYHDTTCGPYKELIVTFMVSLKPLEVPVHAPLELLQPLAHPDVTTFCYKLILDQQVPIDFGREVHGHAKHPSPQPVNIAFSTPWCQFDVACEGKRLVQGRVRYPEEPAQNQRLSVGFVTPKEVFQTRNVMHFEMESRLRLFGEGDEFSLSSESTLGRALVQMRYTPQVVQYLPRVRFVMPKPLNWHGREG
- a CDS encoding acetoacetate decarboxylase family protein — protein: MRPPGRKYIDSPSLQVFPPPSLCQDVTQYIFFLKGKQDRLQALCDTFLNEPSGGAVHYRPRLPFVMLTFQHVGRLTSAVEGFQDWGYTSEREVTFWIAASDYRRHGADELCKRVELFVPYIYTDNPWAVAGGREIYGFPKQAADIRMPGTGQEAGAFEVRTLAYRTFSPDTRAEVARLLLLERADGQPFTQDVAGAFQADNLLQQVGLLRDELGTLLDFNFEAGSRVLDFLFRPSLPMVFLKQFRGVGTSDGACYQAIVGAEADQLKLRGLRLLPRRFRLTIDSLASQPLAEDLGLELNPRGQLSIAGGIQLQFDFRLNEGHLLWSGS
- a CDS encoding protein kinase domain-containing protein, with the protein product MSGRQVGGRYILEKKIAGGGMGAIWLAHDPQLDRKVALKLTTSLRISSDSARRQFEQEARAIAQFRHPNVVQIYDFGLDKGEDPYIVMELLDGEDLEARLRRQPQVPAAAVASVLLQVGKALTAAHTAGIVHRDLKPANIFLARVDGEEVVKILDFGLARLVQRPEEVSFDTPSDGMIGTLRYMSPEQIRGDRALDHRSDLWSIAVVLYRALTGQFPFPIELVGPLLSGTFHPPDVAPSTLKLGLSPELDGFFMRALHPDPTQRFGSAHEMVAAFATIVKTAERPQAARILVVDDEPDVEMLLKQAFRRQIRDNVYQFFFASDGENALEKLRQYPDIEVVVTDINMPRMDGLALLSRVSEAYPLAKVIIVSAYSDMTNLRMAMNRGAYDFLVKPLDFQDLETTLNKTLRHVRELRQMARSIKENELLALFVQSTVLSLLRTLTQGREALSGERVDSTVVFINFKEFTAATRNEAPAGIVRKLNDIIHIIVPELTSRQGVVDKFIGDTVVAVFRGHEHLYRALSACMSIRQELQTRAFRSGEQSPYAHGVSIGLDSGKVVSGGLGSHDLGRLEYAVLGDVVTTAALLASQAGRDQILVVERLSQRLAESFKCQLLTARLLPGSHEPVNVYEVIGPYNAVTLPDESATKPNTQGSPSVEALSAKGPE